A region of the Fulvia fulva chromosome 7, complete sequence genome:
AAGCTTATGAGTTCAAAGGTGGCATCCAAATGTCAGTGACAACATCACACCGCTCGGCCCAATCGTGTTTGTCTCGAGATAGTGGCATATTCTGAGCTGTCATCTCTTTGGGTATCTGCTGTTGTCTATACCCAGCAAGAACTACAGCAAAGAGCACTTCAGTAGATTGTAAGGACGCATTGTTAATCTCGTGACCTCGCTTGTGACGGACCCCGATGAGTGAATGACGCATGTGCTCGTGCGATCAACAAGAAGATCCTGTGAAGTGCCGGTCTGTGAGACCCCCCCCCCACCACAAGAGACTTTAGCCCCGCAGATCCCTGTCAAGTGCGTGCCTGACAGCAGTTCAACCAGAGAATAACAAGCACTGCTTAGCTTTCTCGACACAATCATCCACCAAAACACTCCTGCCTCTCACAGACACCACCCACCTTACCACTACCTGACCGCGCACCCTCCTCTCCTCACCACCACACCACACATCACAGCAGCCATGTCTTGGCAAGGTATGTCGTCCACCCAGTCGCAACAACCTCAAAACACCACCCACTAACAGCCCCTTCACAGCATACGTCGACCAAAGGTATCCTCCCTCGAGCCCTCATCTCCATCCTCGCATACTAACCTCCCAAGCCTCGTCGGCACCGGCAACGTCGACAAAGCCGCCATCTTCAGCGCCGCCGGCGACAGCGTCTGGGCCACATCCCCCTCCTTCCAAATCTCCCCCGCCGAAATGACCTCCATCACCACCGCCTACAAAGACACCGCCGACGTAAAACAAGTCCAGTCCACAGGCCTCCACATCGCCGGCGAGAAATACGTCGTGCTAAAAGCCGACGACCGCTCGATCTACGGAAAGAAGGTGAGTGAGCACTTACAAGATGATAACGTGACGGAAGTCAGGAAGAAGAGTGGGATTCTGTGGGGAAAGGATGAGGAACTCGGGTGGAGGGGATGTGCTCTTGATCAGTCGCTGACTTGGGAAACACAGGGACGGGAGGGAGTTGTGATTGTCAAGACGCAGCAGGCTATCCTTGTGGCGCACTATCCGGAGAGTGTGCAGCCTGGTAGTGCCGCGAACACGGTTGAGCAGTTGGGGGATTATTTGATCAAGGTTGGATACTAGACGAGTTGCGTACAGAACCCCTTGATCGACCGCCCTCATATGATACGATGACGGCAAGAGCATGAGACACGGCCGTAGAGGATAGAAGAAGGAGGGAGCATGTGCATATGTGAACCACGACAACAACAGACAAGATTCAATGGCTGGCGTTTCTATTAGCAAGAGTAGAACTTCCATACCAATTTTCGGGTGAAGGGATGAAACTTGTTTTGCTTGCTTCCTTCACTAGGACGGCGAGCGTCTGCATCTGTGGCGTGGGACGTAGCATACATGCAGCGGCGAAGAAATGAAAACTGTCGCTCATGATACAAACAGCTTTTCACGCTACACTGTGCTGCTCTATACGTACAGGGTATCATCTAACCTGACCAATGCGGGAGCGATTGTGACTTTTCCCCGCATCGCGGTGACTCGTGCGTCGATCGTGCTCTTACTGGTCTATGACTGCTGTGACTACGACCTCTGCATTGGCTATTGTAAACATCGCAGCGACTTCGAGATCGATGGCCGCATTGAGAGTCACGTTGCCGAGGTGACTTTGGAGTTGACCTTCCACCACGATAATCTGCACTAAAGCTGCGGCTCCTGCTCCGACTATCGCTCGAGTGTTTTATGCTTGGCTGTCCAGATGGACTCCCCTATCGCCTTCCACCACGACGATCTCTGCTCGGGCTACGACTCCGGCTTCGACTGTCGCTTGAGTAACTCGGGCTGCGTCGTCTCCTGCCACCATGTTCCCGTCGTGGAGGTGGACTGCGACTGTAGCTTGGACTTCTCGATCTCCTTGGTGGGCTCCCTCCTCTTCTTGGCGGACTCCTGCTCCTTGACTCTCCCCGCGGTCTGTAGCTGTCCCGGTCGTCATATCGATCTCTGTAACCTCCACCACCACCTCGTCCGCCATATCTTGGTCCAGGACTCATTCTCCTCCCACCCCGTCCTCCACCACCATAGCTTGGAGAGCCTCTCCCTGGTGGAGGTGGTCGTCCGTATCCTCCTCCTCCTGGCGGTGGTCTCTGAGGAGGTCCACCCTCGCGATGTCGATGTGGCTCTCCGAATCTGTTTGGTGGAGGCCGCATTGGTGGTGGACTCCGGCTGAATCTCCGACGTGGCAGGACTATGCTGACAGAGATCAACGCGCCATCCAGCTGTGCCTCGTGCATGTTGGCAATGGCACTTTCCGCATAGGACGGCTGTGAGAACAGGACGTATGCGATTCCTCGATTCGTCATAAAGTGCTTATTCATAGGCATCTCCAGGTCTTGAATTTCTCCATATGTGCTGAAGATCTCGCGCAGATGGGAGACGTTGACATTCTTGGTGAGCTTTTCGATGACGATTTTGGCGGAGCGAGGACGATTTGGGCTGCCTGAACGACTCCTGCTGCGGGACTTCGACCGACTGGCACTGCGCGAGCGACCTCGTGGTGATCTACTGCGGGAGTAGCTGGCGCTTCGGCGAGATGGTGTTCGTGAGGGTGTGCGAGACTTGATGCCGCTGCCATTGAGGACGGGAGCGTTGTTGTCGCGTGATTGTCGCGCATCGTCGTCGGCGGCGGTTGCGGGTGGTGTGGGTGTACGCGAGCGGCCACGAGACTCGCTGCGTCGGTCGGACATGTTGAAAGGATCTCGGTGGTATTATGCGGGTGCTATGCTCATGGTGTGGTGTAGAGCAGTAGAAGAAGTTGCTCCAGCCTTGAAGCTTGAGAGCTCGGGCTTGTCTTTCGTGCTGCACCTGCACGTCAAATTTTAGCGCCATTTATTAGGCACGCCGCACGCGTCAATGATGCATCGTTCCGTCCATTGTATTACACCGTTCTACGATGAGAAGCAGCTTGTCGCGTACAGCCCGGCAGCTGTCTCGTAATGCGAATCGATCGATAGTACCATCGTGCCGAGTCTCAGGCGTGAGATGGAGCTCGACCGACGATGGCCACAAATGGTCGACGCCATTGGCGAAACAGCTGGCTGAGGCGATTACAGTACGAAGACAACCACGAACGATCCGTCGATACAGCCGTTGACGACATGTTAGACCACTGGGCCACTGCCTGTAGCCTCATACATGCGACAAGTTCTCACTTCTGATCTTGGAGGGTACTACACTGGAGCACTTGGCTCGGACCGTGATCCATTTGGAGCAAAAGGAGACTTTGTAACATCGCCAGAGATCAGTCAGATCTTTGGTGAGCTTGTTGGGCTGTGGGTGGTCGCAGAATGGATCGCTCAAGGCAGGAAGAGCGAGGGCGTATACTTGATGGAGGTAGGGCCCGGGAGAGGCACACTCATGGATGATATGCTTCGCGTAAGGGTGCTGCATCATGTTGACGGGATCATCGTATTCTGACTTGTACAGACGATCCGGAACTTTCCACCATTAGCAAAGGCGATCGAAGCAGTGTACTTGGTGGAAGCAAGCGAGCCACTGCGACAAGCACAGCACAAGCTGCTGTGTGGAGACAATCCCTTCGAAAAGAGCGAGCTAGGATGGCAGAGCATAAGTCGACACTCGCCAGATCTGAAGATTATATGGACCGAAGATGTTCGCTTTGTGCCACGCGAGGCCAACAAAACACCCTTCATCATCGCCCATGAGTTCTTCGACGCTCTGCCAATCCACATCTTTCAGGTTACCAAGACGACGTCAGCAGATCAAGACAGGCCTATACAAACACCGACAGGCCCCATCAAAGCACAGCGGAATCAAGCACCAGGCAGTCAGTGGCGAGAACTGCTCGTATCTCCAAGACCACCGCATCGGCTGAAGGAAGGAGAACCTGAGTTCGAGCTCTCTCTGTCACGTACACAGACACCACATTCGATGTACTTACCAGAGACGTCTCCCCGATACACAGCACTCAAAGAGACAGATGGCGCCACGATAGAGATCAGTCCAGAGAGTCAAGCATATGTTCGCGACTTTGCCATCAGGTTAGGTGGATCCAACCCGGAAGATCTTGCTGCAGCATCGAAGCCTACAGCGGTTATCCCAGGGAGGGAGGTGCCTGCGGGTCCGCAAGAAGTGCCTTTACAAAAATCCGACCCTTCCGGCGCCGCGATAATCATCGACTACGGCCCTCCCGCAACCATTCCAGTCAACTCATTGCGAGGCATCCGTGCGCACAAACGCGTCTCGCCCTTCGGAGCAGCTGGTGCGACGGATGTGAGCGCCGATGTCGACTTCATGGCGTTGGCAGAGACTGCTATCAACTCATCGCCGGGTGTGGAAGTTCACGGACCCGTCGATCAAGCTCGCTTCTTAACTGCGATGGGAATTGAAGAACGAGCAGCACAGCTCGTTAAGAAGGCTGTCGATAAGGAGCGCTCCGGATCCACGGGCAAAGACAAAGGTGAACTTACAGACCTGGTCAAACGCATAGAAAGTGGCTGGAAACGCCTCGTGCATATCAGTCCGCAAGGCATGGGTCGTCTATACCAAGTGCTGGCTATCGTCCCACACAAGCCTCCAGTTGAAGGTCAGCCTCGAAGGAGACCGGTCGGGTTCGGTGGTGATGTCACGCTATGAGCAGGGAGTGTCGCATCAATTTTGACGTTGAACTGGCCGCAGCATTGCAATGATGTTGTAGTCGCCACCCATCATCTTTGCGACACCTCGGTCCTCGAAGCCGTATCGCCTGTACAGACTTGCACCAGCCGGTGATGCTTCGAGGTAGCATCCTCCGCCCTCCCGATCCACGACTTGAGATAGTCCGTGTTTGAGCAATTGGCTTCCGACTCCGCGCCCTTGATATGTAGGTATCACGCTCATGGTTGCGAGATCTTACGGGCCGAGTCAGTTCACATGCTCACGGGGGTTGTCAATGAAGGAAGTCATCCGCAGCAACAGACAAGACTACTCACACCAAAAATCTTTCCTCGCCTCTAACCCCAGCTCCTCCTTCATGACCTTCATCATCTCATCATACTCCCCAAACACCTCCTTCTTCACAAACCTTGGCAGCTCACCCTCGCTTTCGTCCGCCAGTTGCTCCAAGTCCCCAGCCTTCGCTGCATCCTGCTGCTCGCCTTTCGGCGCTCTCCAACTACAAACCCCCACCACCTCCCCTATCCCTTCATCGACAGCTTTGAACCAGTGCATTTTCGGATTCTTGGCTGCTTTCGTCAAGCGTCGCAGACGGTATTGGTAGTGTTCTTCTCTCTGCGAGGATGTCATAGGGTTTGGGAATGCTGAGGCGAAGAGGGCGTCTTCTGAGAAGGCGGAGATCATGGCGTGGGTTAGGGAGGGGAAGTCGGAGAGGTGGCAGGGGAGGATTGTGATCGGGGAGGGCATGGTGTTTGATTGAAAATCGGGCTTGGACTTGATCTTGAACCTGTGGTGGTGAGGGCGTCTTATAGACCATTGTGTGGATGTGGCTAGGCATCACTATTTGTTGGGCGTGTTTTGGGTCGGTGTTCGGATTCTTTCGTGACGAGCTATCAGTTCGAGACGGAGTTGGGTGCCTAAACGAGAAGCTGGGGCTGCTGTAAAGTGGAGCTTTGCACGAACGAGGCGCGACGTCACTACAGTATGCTGTGGTTGAATGTGCCTCATTTAGCTACCAGTACTGATTCCATGATGAGCCTATGAGAGTATGACTGAGACAACGTGCTCTTGAGACATTACGAGCACGGCACTGAAGCTTCCGGAGCGATACGGTCTCCATTTTCAGTGTGGTCGATGCTGATGAACCCATGCTGTAAAGACTCAAGGCACCTCTTTCCACCTGTTTGCGAGCCTCCTACATATGGTGTCCGGGCGTCTCCAGCCTCATCTGGGCCGCACATGCTGGGAATACCAGCGCCTCGACCCATTTCTTCGCGAAGCCGATCTTCAGGACACACCACACCACGAGCCAACACGCTTGGCCATGAACCAACTGTAGCCGCCCCATGTTTTGCAGATAGCTCCTGCAGCACTTCTCGCAGGGACTTGTCCTCCAAACTCAGATCCTGGCGTTTCGGCCAGATGTTCGAGCGGTGGAAGACAGAGTAAGTGCACTTTGTACCTGGCCTCTTGGCGTCAAATACTTCTCGCAAGAGAGTGCGGAATGTTACACCGGCAGTGTCCTGGGTGGAGATAATGCTGTTAGCTATGTTCACCACGCGCAGTCCAATGTCTCGACCGCCAGTAGGCATGCTGAAGTGCAGCCCGCAGGTCCCTTGAACTTACCTCTACTGTGATGGACACGTCTACGTCCGCTCGCTGTTTGCAGCGGAAGTCTATTCTGATTGTGGCCTTTTTACACGGTGGATTCTTGAGGAACATCGACTGCCATGAGCCGTACCGCCCGTTCATGTATCGAGTTAGACGCTCCTCCATTGCACGTTTGAACAAGAGCGCGGTAGCTTGGAAAGTGCCTTCGTCCCAAAATCCGGACCTTTCGAAAACAAATTCTTTCTCCTTCGCCACCACCAAACGTTGTCCGGTGTCGTCCTCTGCCGGCACTTTGAACACAAGACGGTCTCCTTGAGTGAGACTCGAGTCGATCACCCAGGTCTCTCTTGGTACTATCCGCCAACGGAACAGCTTCTGTTGTATTTTTGCAGATGCCATGATGACCACGTAGAATTGCTTGCACGCAGTGCGAACCCTTCGAATCACTCTGATGGGGAGCTGCTCCAGTATGTGCTCAAGCAGTTCGGTGATCGCGAAGACTGCGCTGCGTGCCGCCTCGGTGGCTATGATCTTAGCGATTCATTGTGCCTCCTCGGTTTCCATGCGCGCAATAACCGTGCTAGCGCCGAGAGGCAGCCTCTTGTTGGTGATGGCGAGGTCTCCCTCTTGCTTGATGGCCCGCTGCCGCTTGCGTTTGGGCATTTTGTTGTAGCGGGTGTGGTGATGGAATGGTTGCGAAGCTGACCTGGAAATTTGTTGTCAATGTGAAGAGAGGCGCTGTTGACAGAAGTTGCCGCTCATGACGCCGAATCTCAACGCGCAGCGAACCGTCGAGCAAGTGATGCTCGGCGACGCGCTACACACTTGTGCGGAATATCAGGCTCTACGCAACGTAGCTGAGCACGCTCACCTTTGTGTTGAAGCAATCGCGGTGATACTGTCGAAGCGCTCGGAGGCAACGAGCCCTGTCGCCATCCCTTGAGGCAAAGTAGGTGTGCGGCGTAGTTCACAGGTCAAGTGATGGACGTTGCGAGTGCATACAGGTCGACAACTGCATGCAAAGGCTGCTGATCGAAGTTGACTGCGACTCAAGCCATGTCAACATCCACCTCTTGCGATCCAGGATCGACGACGATCTGGCAAAGCGTGCGCGCCACGCGTTGACCGCTATGGTCTGCGCATCGCTGTAGTGCGACAGCAAGTTCGGCGCGCGATGTCTGGATCGAAGACAAGGCGCCCTGTTCACAGCCCTCCAGGCTTGATGTGAAGATGCTCCTTCCCGCCCTGTTCCTGCTGCCTTCTTTCGGGCAGTGCTCAATACCATGAGGATGAACCCGTCTCTTCACCCGCCCGCCACTCGCGCACTGCCAAACTTCTGCCCCATACGATGGAACGCACCTAACAGGCTCAATTCACCATGACAATCAACCCAAGCTGAGCGAGCCACATCCCCGCGCTATTTTATTCACAGAAAGAAGAGACGCCTCACCTCGGTCGCTAGCACATGTCAACACATGTAGTCTTTCCTCCTCCTGGCCTCGACAATACGGCCTCTTGCCTGGAAGGCAGGGTAGCAGCTACGGCTCCAGTTCACTTGAGAGCCCGGCCAACAGGCTTTGAGTCGGGCGGCAGCGGCGAGCTGATTCGTGTGGCCTAGATGATCATGCTCAAGGCATGCATCG
Encoded here:
- a CDS encoding Arginine N-methyltransferase, mitochondrial; amino-acid sequence: MRSSLSRTARQLSRNANRSIVPSCRVSGVRWSSTDDGHKWSTPLAKQLAEAITTTGPLPVASYMRQVLTSDLGGYYTGALGSDRDPFGAKGDFVTSPEISQIFGELVGLWVVAEWIAQGRKSEGVYLMEVGPGRGTLMDDMLRTIRNFPPLAKAIEAVYLVEASEPLRQAQHKLLCGDNPFEKSELGWQSISRHSPDLKIIWTEDVRFVPREANKTPFIIAHEFFDALPIHIFQVTKTTSADQDRPIQTPTGPIKAQRNQAPGSQWRELLVSPRPPHRLKEGEPEFELSLSRTQTPHSMYLPETSPRYTALKETDGATIEISPESQAYVRDFAIRLGGSNPEDLAAASKPTAVIPGREVPAGPQEVPLQKSDPSGAAIIIDYGPPATIPVNSLRGIRAHKRVSPFGAAGATDVSADVDFMALAETAINSSPGVEVHGPVDQARFLTAMGIEERAAQLVKKAVDKERSGSTGKDKGELTDLVKRIESGWKRLVHISPQGMGRLYQVLAIVPHKPPVEGQPRRRPVGFGGDVTL
- a CDS encoding RNA-binding protein with serine-rich domain 1-A encodes the protein MSDRRSESRGRSRTPTPPATAADDDARQSRDNNAPVLNGSGIKSRTPSRTPSRRSASYSRSRSPRGRSRSASRPNRPRSAKIVIEKLTKNVNVSHLREIFSTYGEIQDLEMPMNKHFMTNRGIAYVLFSQPSYAESAIANMHEAQLDGALISVSIVLPRRRFSRSPPPMRPPPNRFGEPHRHREGGPPQRPPPGGGGYGRPPPPGRGSPSYGGGGRGGRRMSPGPRYGGRGGGGGYRDRYDDRDSYRPRGESRSRSPPRRGGSPPRRSRSPSYSRSPPPRREHGGRRRRSPSYSSDSRSRSRSPSRDRRGGRR
- a CDS encoding Profilin, with the translated sequence MSWQAYVDQSLVGTGNVDKAAIFSAAGDSVWATSPSFQISPAEMTSITTAYKDTADVKQVQSTGLHIAGEKYVVLKADDRSIYGKKGREGVVIVKTQQAILVAHYPESVQPGSAANTVEQLGDYLIKVGY